The Paenibacillus uliginis N3/975 genome has a window encoding:
- a CDS encoding GNAT family N-acetyltransferase — translation MFEKVDPQYLLEGVDGFIQEEVSYNLFYLITGFEEALTIKSCDSKVLFAQSPRGNPWLWVNRDLPEEERENALKLLIEYLDETPLTGVSSEPRTAEMFANLYGARYHTSIKRRMDMEAYACPQVVKPEGVSGCLRSAQLGDVETVAQYLAGFSEDGYGIVVDPASQMEAAEIMVCKGGLYMWLVDDRPVSMAQIAHRSPRHGRINAVFTPRNERRKGYAGAVVSGLCSILLGEGLVPMLYADMVNPASNRAYQKIGFIQSGQISDIRFE, via the coding sequence ATGTTTGAAAAGGTTGATCCACAGTATCTTTTAGAAGGGGTAGACGGCTTTATTCAAGAGGAGGTATCGTACAATCTGTTTTATCTGATTACCGGGTTTGAAGAAGCGCTAACAATCAAATCTTGTGATAGTAAAGTTCTGTTCGCCCAATCTCCAAGAGGAAATCCTTGGTTGTGGGTCAACAGAGACCTGCCGGAAGAGGAAAGGGAAAACGCGCTAAAGCTGCTTATTGAGTACTTGGATGAGACTCCGCTGACAGGAGTATCCAGTGAACCCCGGACGGCAGAGATGTTTGCTAATCTGTATGGGGCAAGGTATCACACAAGTATAAAAAGGCGTATGGACATGGAGGCGTATGCTTGCCCGCAGGTTGTAAAACCGGAGGGAGTGAGCGGGTGTTTGCGGTCTGCCCAGCTAGGGGATGTAGAGACGGTGGCGCAGTATTTGGCTGGATTTTCTGAGGACGGTTATGGAATCGTTGTAGACCCGGCAAGCCAGATGGAAGCTGCAGAGATAATGGTCTGTAAGGGCGGATTGTATATGTGGCTGGTAGACGATCGCCCTGTTTCCATGGCACAAATTGCGCATCGTTCTCCCAGACATGGACGGATCAATGCGGTCTTTACACCGAGGAATGAGCGGAGAAAAGGGTATGCTGGGGCTGTCGTATCAGGCTTGTGTTCCATACTGCTGGGTGAAGGGCTTGTACCGATGCTTTATGCGGATATGGTCAATCCTGCTTCGAACCGGGCGTATCAGAAGATAGGCTTTATCCAAAGCGGTCAAATTTCAGATATTCGTTTTGAATAG
- a CDS encoding SDR family oxidoreductase, whose product MKALQGKIAIVTGASRRIGIGSAICQALAEAGADIFFTYWRPYDRTMEWGEDHDWPQLLVKQLEQEGVRAYGMEADLSHPATPKQIIEEVFSVLGPPSILVNNATHSTLDGYENLSADILDAHYAVNVRGTCMLCAEFAKAFQLPSGGRIINMTSGQDKGPMPGELAYVATKGAISAFTVSLAAELAPLQITVNAVDPGPTDSGWMSEELKSYLLPRFPMKRIGQPSDAARLVKLLSSDEASWITGQIIHSDGGFM is encoded by the coding sequence ATGAAAGCATTACAGGGTAAAATCGCAATCGTAACTGGAGCCAGCCGTCGGATCGGTATTGGCTCGGCTATTTGTCAGGCACTCGCTGAGGCGGGAGCCGATATCTTTTTCACGTATTGGCGGCCATACGACCGTACGATGGAGTGGGGAGAAGATCACGATTGGCCGCAGCTTCTTGTTAAGCAGCTGGAACAGGAAGGGGTTCGTGCGTATGGCATGGAAGCAGACTTGTCTCATCCGGCGACACCAAAGCAGATTATAGAGGAAGTCTTTTCGGTGCTTGGACCGCCTTCCATTCTTGTAAACAATGCAACACACTCGACCTTGGACGGTTATGAAAATTTGAGCGCTGACATTCTGGATGCGCACTATGCTGTGAACGTGCGTGGTACATGCATGCTCTGTGCGGAGTTCGCCAAGGCTTTTCAGCTCCCTTCTGGAGGAAGGATCATTAATATGACCTCAGGTCAGGATAAGGGGCCGATGCCGGGCGAGCTTGCTTATGTGGCTACCAAGGGAGCCATCTCTGCATTTACCGTCTCATTAGCTGCTGAACTGGCACCGCTGCAGATCACGGTGAATGCCGTTGACCCCGGTCCGACCGATTCCGGATGGATGAGCGAGGAGTTGAAGAGCTACCTGCTCCCAAGGTTTCCGATGAAGCGCATTGGTCAGCCTTCGGATGCTGCACGTCTGGTGAAGCTGCTGTCTTCGGATGAAGCTAGCTGGATTACCGGACAGATTATCCATTCGGATGGCGGATTTATGTGA
- a CDS encoding MazG nucleotide pyrophosphohydrolase domain-containing protein encodes MDVNQFQQWVKEYYESRGWSELDIFIRIGFLAEETGEVARAIRALEIGRDRPDEDNGTYLEHKQELVEELGDVLGNLIVIANKYDINLEDVFQSHQQKLFQRYSESSLS; translated from the coding sequence ATGGACGTCAATCAATTTCAACAATGGGTCAAAGAATATTACGAATCCCGCGGGTGGTCTGAGCTTGATATCTTTATACGAATCGGATTTTTAGCTGAAGAAACGGGCGAGGTGGCACGGGCCATTAGAGCTTTGGAGATTGGACGCGATCGGCCCGATGAAGACAACGGTACATACCTTGAGCATAAACAAGAACTGGTGGAGGAACTTGGTGACGTCCTGGGAAACCTGATCGTTATCGCCAATAAATATGACATTAACCTTGAAGATGTTTTTCAATCACATCAACAAAAATTATTTCAGCGCTATTCAGAAAGCAGCCTTTCATAG
- a CDS encoding TIGR00730 family Rossman fold protein: MKRIAVFCGSSDGASPAYKEGAVQLGKELARRGITLVYGGASVGIMGTVADAVLEAGGQVIGVIPQMLEDREISHRNLTELIVVGSMHERKTKMSDLADGFIALPGGPGTLEEFFEIFTWAQLGLHQKPCGILNVNGYYDLLISFFDHMHGQQFLHEKYRSMALVDSDPAGLIEKFNTYTPPSVKTYIKEDQT; the protein is encoded by the coding sequence ATGAAGAGAATTGCTGTATTTTGCGGATCTAGTGACGGTGCTTCACCAGCATATAAAGAAGGTGCTGTCCAGCTGGGCAAGGAACTCGCCAGACGGGGGATTACGCTCGTATACGGAGGGGCCAGTGTCGGAATTATGGGGACTGTAGCCGATGCGGTTTTGGAAGCGGGAGGGCAAGTGATTGGCGTCATTCCCCAAATGCTGGAGGACCGGGAGATATCTCATCGTAATTTAACGGAATTGATTGTAGTTGGTTCGATGCATGAACGAAAGACGAAAATGTCCGATTTAGCGGACGGATTTATTGCTCTGCCGGGAGGGCCCGGAACGCTGGAGGAATTTTTCGAAATTTTCACCTGGGCTCAATTGGGACTTCATCAAAAACCGTGTGGAATTTTGAATGTTAACGGCTATTACGACTTGCTTATTTCATTCTTTGATCATATGCATGGACAGCAATTTTTACATGAAAAATACCGTTCCATGGCTCTTGTTGATTCCGATCCGGCGGGTTTGATTGAGAAATTCAATACATATACCCCGCCTTCCGTGAAAACTTACATTAAGGAAGACCAAACCTAA
- a CDS encoding histidine kinase, translating to MDPFRKKSPEEILLSISKLHQGRLKVYIGAVSGSGKTYHMLREGHILKNQGIDVVISAVSTMRRPDTIEQIGDLDRVPSIHWYKGNEEKKDLNLELLVQRNPEVLLVDGLAHRNRKGAQHATRLEDIRFLLSRGISVITTVNVYELEDVRELASKLTGIRAVDTVPADTLELADEVVLIDVTPETMLVRAADGLSGGDSDLFKHGNLAVLRELTLRLVAEGVNESLERYRKELGLIGPSGADERILVSTQYHWNGSIYMRRGQQIAKRLNGDLLVVTFVNQDKELSKEQAAFKRSIVKLAKRIGAKFDELPLCSRRKLADVLVQYALEHHVTRIVLGHSKQTRWQELLQGSIIQDLLLKTRGVDIFIVADRAESDGERILPAQINPPPGPFEPFHRLNSQEIDQKIKQIKRGRFKVYIGAAPGVGKTYTMLREGNDLLKKGLHVLVGLLETHGRTDTQDQVGDLEVLPRNIIDYREKKLEEMNTEDIISRNPDVVLVDELAHTNVPGSMHKKRYEDVLNILAAGISVITTVNVQHLESLNDSVEQITGVRVRETVPDHILRLADEVQLIDVTPESLQQRMKDGKIYDMEKVNQALSHFFKTGNLIALRELALREIADDVDERLESWERSSSLRGPWRRQEVIYVCVDIESQAERLIRRGFRIAHRLKATWYVTFVQVEHMSQSPELPERLEALHTLTERLGGTFGILKVNHHKEIPHLLIAKADEAGATQMIIGQSKRAAWKQIRQGNIAKTLLRGARHMDVLVVADYEPMK from the coding sequence ATGGACCCGTTCAGAAAAAAATCACCAGAGGAAATCCTGCTGTCCATCTCAAAGCTACATCAAGGCCGGTTGAAGGTATATATCGGGGCCGTAAGCGGCTCCGGGAAAACCTATCATATGCTCCGTGAAGGCCATATCCTAAAAAATCAAGGCATTGACGTTGTCATTAGTGCGGTATCCACCATGCGGCGTCCGGACACGATAGAGCAGATCGGCGATCTGGACCGGGTACCTAGTATTCATTGGTATAAGGGCAATGAGGAAAAAAAGGATTTAAATCTGGAGCTGCTGGTGCAGCGAAATCCTGAGGTGCTGCTCGTTGACGGATTGGCACACCGTAACCGGAAAGGAGCACAACATGCTACCCGGCTCGAGGATATTCGATTCCTGCTGAGCCGCGGCATCAGTGTGATTACAACGGTTAACGTTTATGAACTGGAGGATGTACGGGAGCTTGCAAGCAAGCTGACCGGAATTCGCGCGGTTGATACCGTACCGGCAGACACGCTGGAATTGGCGGATGAGGTCGTATTAATCGACGTAACACCCGAAACGATGCTGGTCCGCGCAGCCGACGGATTATCCGGCGGAGACAGCGATTTGTTCAAGCACGGCAATCTGGCTGTACTACGGGAGCTAACCCTGCGCCTTGTAGCGGAAGGTGTTAACGAATCCCTCGAAAGGTATCGCAAGGAGCTGGGGCTTATCGGACCATCAGGGGCCGATGAACGGATATTGGTATCCACCCAATATCACTGGAACGGATCGATTTATATGCGCCGCGGACAGCAGATTGCAAAGCGGCTGAACGGTGATCTGCTGGTCGTTACTTTTGTGAATCAGGATAAGGAGCTCAGCAAGGAGCAGGCTGCCTTCAAACGCTCTATCGTGAAGCTCGCCAAACGAATCGGAGCAAAATTCGACGAGCTTCCCCTTTGTTCCCGAAGAAAGCTGGCTGATGTACTGGTCCAATATGCGCTAGAGCATCACGTTACCCGGATTGTACTCGGCCATTCGAAGCAGACGCGTTGGCAAGAGTTGCTTCAAGGCTCCATCATTCAAGATCTGCTTCTAAAAACACGAGGCGTTGATATTTTTATCGTGGCCGACCGTGCCGAGTCAGACGGGGAACGCATTCTTCCAGCCCAGATCAACCCGCCTCCCGGTCCATTCGAGCCGTTCCACCGGCTGAACTCACAGGAGATTGACCAGAAGATCAAGCAGATTAAGCGGGGCCGGTTCAAGGTGTATATCGGAGCCGCTCCAGGCGTTGGCAAGACATATACAATGCTCCGGGAAGGCAACGACCTTCTCAAAAAAGGGCTGCATGTCCTGGTCGGATTACTGGAAACCCATGGGCGCACGGATACACAAGATCAGGTTGGTGACCTTGAAGTCCTCCCCCGCAATATCATTGACTACCGCGAGAAAAAACTTGAGGAAATGAACACCGAGGACATTATCTCCCGGAATCCTGATGTCGTGCTTGTGGATGAGCTGGCACATACCAACGTACCTGGAAGCATGCATAAGAAAAGATATGAAGATGTGCTGAATATACTGGCCGCAGGCATCTCCGTCATCACAACCGTAAATGTACAGCATTTGGAAAGCTTGAATGATTCGGTGGAGCAAATTACGGGTGTCCGCGTCCGGGAGACCGTGCCGGATCATATTTTACGATTGGCTGACGAAGTCCAGCTCATTGATGTGACCCCTGAGTCACTGCAGCAGCGGATGAAGGATGGAAAAATCTATGATATGGAAAAAGTGAATCAGGCGCTCAGCCACTTTTTCAAGACAGGAAACCTGATCGCTCTGCGCGAGCTTGCTCTGAGGGAAATTGCAGATGATGTGGATGAGAGACTGGAATCATGGGAACGAAGCAGCTCACTCCGGGGACCCTGGAGGCGTCAAGAGGTCATTTATGTGTGCGTGGACATCGAATCTCAAGCGGAACGATTGATTCGGCGTGGCTTCCGGATTGCCCACCGCCTAAAAGCAACTTGGTATGTGACCTTTGTTCAGGTGGAGCATATGTCGCAAAGTCCTGAACTCCCCGAGCGATTAGAGGCGTTGCACACCTTGACAGAGCGCTTAGGAGGAACGTTTGGAATTCTGAAGGTAAATCACCATAAAGAAATCCCTCATCTGTTGATCGCAAAGGCCGACGAAGCAGGAGCAACCCAGATGATTATCGGCCAATCCAAAAGGGCTGCCTGGAAGCAGATACGTCAAGGGAATATCGCAAAAACATTACTCCGGGGTGCAAGGCACATGGATGTGCTTGTGGTCGCAGACTATGAACCGATGAAATAA